The following coding sequences lie in one Rutidosis leptorrhynchoides isolate AG116_Rl617_1_P2 chromosome 6, CSIRO_AGI_Rlap_v1, whole genome shotgun sequence genomic window:
- the LOC139855715 gene encoding small ribosomal subunit protein eS30z/eS30y/eS30x-like produces the protein MGKVHGSLARAGKVRGQTPKVAKQDKKKQPRGRAHKRIQYNRRFVTAVVGFGKKRGPNSSEK, from the exons ATGG GAAAGGTTCACGGATCGTTGGCTCGTGCCGGTAAAGTGAGAGGTCAAACCCCAAAGGTTGCGAAGCAAGACAAGAAGAAGCAGCCACGTGGCCGTGCTCACAAACGCATTCAATACAACCGTCGTTTTGTTACCGCCG ttgttGGTTTTGGAAAGAAAAGGGGACCAAACTCATCAGAGAAATAG